In Equus quagga isolate Etosha38 chromosome 14, UCLA_HA_Equagga_1.0, whole genome shotgun sequence, the genomic stretch TGAAAATAGAAATGGGATATAAGCATTGTGAATCAAAgacaaatatatcatttttagTAGATAAGAATTTGAAGGTGGTGAGCCCTCAGATCTTTGAAGATTCAGCACCATGTGGGTCCTTCATCATCAATTTCAACAAATCTCCTAGGGcagttgttttcaaattttagccTTGCATAAGATTCCCCCTGATCCACCTTATGCACTAATAAGATGCATACACACAAATGGCAGGGCCTTACCCTGGACTTTCTGATTCAGTACATCTGGGATGAAGGACACAAATTCCCAagtctaacaagcttccaggggatgctgatgctttAGTCTGGAGACGCTTAGAGAGACACTTCATTGTGTCCCTTGTACCTGGTCTAATAAAAGTTTCCCCTCTTCTGTTTCCACCTCCCCTCCTGCACGCCACATCCACCCTTTACTATGACACACTGGTTCTTTCAGATATCATCATGGAAACCCCTGGTGACCCTGACTCTTTCTCCTAGACTGACTTTTCCCCAGAAACTATAGGGAGATGCTCCAGGCACACATCACCCAGGCAAGCTGAATAACAGCTTCCCGAAGATGTCTGTGTACCGATCTCTGGAATGTGTGAAGATGATGTCTTAGATAGTGAAAAGTACTTCGCAGGTGTAAAGAGGTTGAGATGGGAAatttatcctgaattatctgggtgCACTCAATGTAATCATAATTGTCCTTATTAACGGAAGCCAGGAGGGCTAGAGacagatttgaagatgctattcTGTtgactttaaagatggagaaagtggCCACGAGCCAAGAATGTAGGGAGACTATAGAATTTGGAAATGGCAAACAAACAGATTTTCCTCTGGAGTATCCAGAAGGAAAGTAGCCCTGCTGATACATTTTAATCTTCTGATTCCCAAAACTGTAACATAGcgaatgtttgttgttttaagccgctcaGTTTATGGcattgttacagcagcaatagcaaACACACCTCTCTTCCAAAATCTGCCTCTCTTACTGCTGCCTTAGATCGGTCCCCAGCATCTCTCCCCTGGACTACTTCAACAGCCTCctagctgttccctctgcctccagtTTTTCCCACTCACAGCAATCCTAAATTCTTCATATTATGCCTATGATTACAGCATGGCCCTGGTGctcaattacttttaaaatccttAATTTGTCAAATTAGACTCTCAATAGTCTGCCCTCCATCTACGTATCTAGGCTTATTTCAAATAACTCAGTCCATATATCCTCCTGAAATTCCTTACTCTTGAATTTCTCCATGCATATGTGCAtgtgcttccttcttctcctaGATCTTACTGTCCTATCCTCTGTGCTTCCCACCAAAACCCCTTTCTCCAGTTAAGTTTCTACTGATTGTTAGTTATTCAATGCTCAAGTATATTCTCCTATTAGAagttttcctggggctggccccgtggccgagtggttaagttcacgcgctccgctgcaggcagcccagtgtttcgttggttcgaatcctgggcatggacatggcactgctcatcaaaccacgctgaggcagcgtcccacatgccacaactagaaggacccacaaagaagaatatacaactatgtactggggggctttggggaggaaaaggaaaaaaataaaatcttaaaaaaaaaaaaagaagttttcctGACTcccaaatgttggcaaagatgtggaaaacCTGGAACCTTCACttattgctgatggaaatgtaaaatagtgaagccactttgaaaaacagtttggcagtgtcttaaaaagtaaacacaaatTTATAATATAACCCTTTGGTTACACTCCTCATTGCCTAccgaagagaaataaaaacacacgtCAGCACAGAGACatgtatgcaaatgttcattatatcccaaactggaaatatccaaatatttacgaactggtaaatggataaacaaaatgtggcatatccacacATTTTAATACTATTCTGAAGTTgtaaggaatgaaatactgatatgtGTCTCCACATGGATAAATCAATATGCTAAATGAAACCAGATACGAAAGATcgcatatcatatgattccatttgtataagatatttagaaaaggccaatttatagagacagaacgcagataagtggttgcctaggatggaggtgggagtgggaatTAACTGCAAatgggcacaagggaactttttgggatgatagaaatgttctaaaactggactgtgctgatggttgcataactataaatttattaaaattattgaattCACATTTTCAAAGGGTTAATTgcatggtatgtaaattatatatcaataaatctgtaaaatccattttaaaaagttttctctgGAATTACTCAAGCTGATTGAACACTTTTACCTTTGTTTTCAACAGGCTCTATTGCACCCCAGTGTTGTTATGTTCACCACTCTGTGTTGCGGTCATGTTACCTCTTTGGTCCCCTCTTCAGCTTGTCTACAGCAGACAAAAAACACACACTGGAAAATAAACTTAACGGGATCAAAGTGAATTGAAGCCACACTAAATATGTTTTTCCTCACTAACAAATTATGTTTTTTCAGTAATATAAAGGTCTTACTAGATACACAAtacttggtttcttttcttttctttcaccaaaaGTCCATAGTTCCATTCATGATAATGTTTTGATACCCTTTGCAGTCTCTATGACCTGTTTTGGCTTTTCTCCctgaagcagatgctgagacaaGGATTCAGGTGCAAGCACTTTATTGATTGGAGTAGAAAACATAGAACATAGGTTAGAGAGAGGAGAACTGATATAGGGAAGAAAATACATCCAATAAAGCTTACCTGAAGTCAGCTTCCACAATAAGTCAAAGAGTTTTCAGCCTATAGGGAAATTCTGAAAAATGGTGCAAAATCCAGACTTCAGAATTATCCCAGTTAAGGGGTGAAGGAGATGGTGTAATCCACACCTCTCCATCAAGAGCTGTTTCTGGTGGAGCATAATTCCATGTCACTTCTGCCATCATACATTGAGTAAATTAGGTTGCACCTGGTGCAGACCATTGGCAATCAGGCAATCATGGAGACTTCTACTGATCATTTGTTACTGGTGATGGTGAGAGGATACCAGGGAATGTGGGAGAAATGCTACCAGCTTCTAATACTCCCTCCTTCACTGCAGACTTCATTCTATCAATATTCTTCTCAAAGTGAACTAAGTTCTGAATGCATTCCACAAGCATGAAACTACCATTCCTGATGGCACCTGCAGAGGGTATCCTCCCCCCAAGAGAAAGcatgtgagagaataaatattaCTCTCCTACATTCATCATTAGATGTTTTTGGACCTTTGGTGTATCTTAAAACTGAAATGAGGGGAAATAAAGGTCCAATAacacagggaaggaaggaaggaataaagaaaggaagaaaagaaggaaggatggaagaaaggaggaaggaagaaaggaaaagagtgaagaaataTCTCAGAATTATCCTGTGAAATATATTACTATGAATCACCTGGACAAACTAGCTTTCAAATCTAGATTCCTACTCTTGAAGTTGAAAATCACATCACTGTTTTCATGAAAAGTATGATAGCAAAATTAGGTATGTGGGCTCAGTGTCAGGTTTCCAGATTAGAGTTTAGCCCaattttaatctctttctctgaaaaattgggtaaatgagaaaaaaaaccctcaaggaAGTGTTGTCAGGGTTACATAAAATTATACATGAAAAGTGACAAGAATATCTTTGATATGGCAAGCACTTTGGTCATGACTATTGTAtgattttcattccatttcttccagggaaaaacaaacacacaacccAGTTAAGGTGAAGACATCAGCATTCAGAgtataattttggggggaaataatGCCAGCACTTGATATAAGTGCTTCAGGTCTAAGCTGGAAATCTCAGGAATGGCTGTAAGAAAGTGGACCAAAACCAGAACTTCATGGGCTATAAATACGGAAGGAAAGTCATAAAGGAATTACTGAGGAAGTTATTGAAGAGAAgctaacacaaaaagaaataaaagcaaagtcATAGGTGCTGtgggaatagaaaaaaatgaaacatgtcatttgggggagaaaaggaacaaagagatcAAATTCACAACATTTGCCTTTGAGGCCCATAATGTCCACTTAGTTCTGAGGCAACTGACTAATCATGGACAAGAGGCTGCTTGGCTGAGGAGCCTTCCCAGGGCCCccttcacatccttgttcctcaggctgtagatgaaggggttcagcatgggaGTGACCACGGTGTACACCACTGAGGCGATCGAGCTTCTGTGGGAAGAATGGGTCACGGCAGAACTGAGGTAGACCCCCAAGCTTGTCCCATAGAACAAGGAGACCGCAGAGAGATGAGACCCACAGgtggaaaatgctttatattttcccTCTGTGGAGGACATCCCCATTAAGGAGGAGACAATTTGAGAGTAAGAGAAGAGGATTCCAACAAGAGGAAACACACCCAGCAGGGCAGTGGCCACATACAAGACGATGTTATTGATGAAGGTGTCAGAGCAGGCTAACTTGAGAACCTGAGCCAGTTCACAGAAGAAGTGTGGAATTTCAGTGCCTATACAGAAATTCAGCTGCCTCAACAGTAGAATATGAAGCAGAGAGACCCAGAAAATGATGAACCAGCACATCAGAACCAGGAGGCCACAGAGGCGTGGGTTCATGATGACCATGTAGTGCAGGGGGTGGCAGATGGCCACAAACCTGTCATAGGCCATCACAGTCAAGAGGAAACCATCAAGTCctgcaaaaatcataaaaaaatatatctgagtGAAACATCCTACATAGGAGATGTCCTTGCTCTGTGCCTGGATGTTCACCAGCATCTTTGGGACAGTGGTGGAGGTGAAACAGATGTCGACAAAGGACAGATtgaagaggaagaagtacatgggggtgtggaggtgggagtcacAGCTGATGATCAAGATGATGAGAAGGTTCCCGAACACAGTGACCAGGTACATGGACAGCAACAATCCGAAGATCAGGGTTTGCAGTTCAGGATCCTCTGAGAGACCCAGGAGGAGGAAGTCTGATACTTCTGTGTGGTTCCCTGCTCCCATGTAGCAGCTGTGTCTGCTGGAAGAGGAGGCGAAAGCAATGTTCAGTGACCAGCCAACTGGCACCTCGGCTGGTCGTTACCTTTTGAGTCCACCTTTCCATGTACATCCTTCACCTGCTTTAAGTGACAGTGAATTCACTCGGTCAAATGGaagtccattttcttttaaatgtaattgtttaGCCTTTCTAAAATTTAGCAGCAATCTCTTTTTATCTCCTACTCACTCGTTCTAATTCTATTTGAGGCTATGAGTATAAACCAATTTCTTCTATGATATGACCCTTCCAAAATAATCGAAGACATTCAATGTCTTTTCCTTGATAATCTCCATCTTTCCTTCATTTGAATAGCTCTGTGATAGTTATAATAGATGTGGATTCTCAACTAAAACAAACTTAATTCTGTAACCTGATTCTCCCTATCGATGTCAAAGTTAACTTTCATGTGCcttactttatttctttctgaaaatatggTTACTGCTACTACCTTCTTTGTAAGGTTTAGAAATGCCTTTGGGCACAGTATGATCTCaataaattatagctattattataattattaacttATTCCCTTTAAGACAGTTATTTTTGATATATAACTCTCCAAAAGTGCAATATGGAGATACGATTTAGGAAATGAGATCTTGAGTCAGACTTCCAAGAAAAGAATTTTGGCCCACCAACATACCATTGTGTGACCTGAGAAAGTCACTTAATCGCTCTTAGCTGCAGATACCTCACCTCTACAGTGAGAGTAGTAAATATTTCCTACATTGTAAGACTGATGagtgaattaaatgagatgatgcatgtaatTTTTCTTGAGATTCCTGTGACATACAGTGGACACTTGTTAAATGTTCTTAACGTCTGTTCTTAACATCATAATAAACGTATCTTGCATGGCTATCACTTATAAAATTTCCCTTAAATAGGGTAGTCATCAAAGATGGAATTCTGATCATTATTAACATaacaggtcttttacctcttttgaCCCTCCTACAGCACTTCTAATTAAGGACGATCCCTGTGGCTCTCTTTCAGAGACTGCCTGACACATGGATTCTttcaaggagagggaaaaaatgtaGACTACATAGataagaggagaaaacaaaatcagacaaccattaaaataaaatacaaggtaGGTGTGAGAATGTGTGCCCAGGTGCACATGCTCAGAAGTTGGGATGCATTGTATTAAGAATACATGCagttagttattttaaaaaatgatagatgtggttaaaaatatacaaagtttCTATActaaaaaatccttaaaaattaaaaggcaaatttatgATGACAACTTTAAATCCCCATGATAGATAAAAGGTCAGAGTTATTAATTCTTCAAGAATGTGAttaattgaagagagaaaaaacaatgagaaCTAATTTAGACTGGGGTTGAAAAGGCTTCTCTAAAATGTGATTATTTAAGCTATGAGAAGAAGGATGGTAATAGTTAAACCaggggaaataaggaaaaaacaagcaTTTTGGACTGAGAGAACACAATTGATGTTTGCCCTCTGGGTCAGTGAACTTGAGAATGGAAGGGATTTGAGAGGCCAgtgagatggagaaaagagagtgagCGTCAGGAGGACAAAGTGCGTGAGACCCACAAGGCCAGCATCCAGCACTGTTTCTTGATGTACCTCTCATGttggtaattttatgtttctttgggGGTCAGAACATGTGACTGTTTTTACTCTCCAATATCTTTCGAGGGATTTACatggtgcctggaacatagtaggtggTTACCACACACAAATgttatatgtataataaatatagaGACCAAAAACATCAACTatgacacaaaaaagaaaacttcaagcTCACCATATGCCTGAACGTATGCACAAAATTGAAGAATAAAGTTAAATCAAATGCATTCTTATCTATTTTAAGAGACTAATACACCATTAATAAGTAATACCTGTTTTAGGAATGAGAAGCTGTTTTAATACCAGGGTGTTTGTAACATAATTCAGCACAAAAACTGGTCAATGAAGAGAAATCATAACCATAACCACAATGGAAAATGCA encodes the following:
- the LOC124252242 gene encoding olfactory receptor 7D4-like, whose amino-acid sequence is MGAGNHTEVSDFLLLGLSEDPELQTLIFGLLLSMYLVTVFGNLLIILIISCDSHLHTPMYFFLFNLSFVDICFTSTTVPKMLVNIQAQSKDISYVGCFTQIYFFMIFAGLDGFLLTVMAYDRFVAICHPLHYMVIMNPRLCGLLVLMCWFIIFWVSLLHILLLRQLNFCIGTEIPHFFCELAQVLKLACSDTFINNIVLYVATALLGVFPLVGILFSYSQIVSSLMGMSSTEGKYKAFSTCGSHLSAVSLFYGTSLGVYLSSAVTHSSHRSSIASVVYTVVTPMLNPFIYSLRNKDVKGALGRLLSQAASCP